A DNA window from Anas acuta chromosome 4, bAnaAcu1.1, whole genome shotgun sequence contains the following coding sequences:
- the LOC137855369 gene encoding RING finger protein 145-like isoform X2 yields the protein MAEQREPKTPVPASKMAAAASSAGGPSLRASPPRTGAEREKPKVAAGAGPAPGAGGAAGAGPAGSPHTGPGQAGRPPPGQAGPGRAGGAPPVPPPVPRSRPCRGWRRRPTWRCGCRRWRCWTRCTAGTRRGPARCRYCPGPPPASATLCAWCCCCCPCAPWSGSTCTCSRRCCSARGTRRPAQVCVCTLCTLLLRPRQAWLFSAPLLPVLARLCGVPLRLLPLANTLAAACSGAELLYLLGSHLLGPFQLAAAACRELMQAMEVYRVLALGVSLWGQLGVPLLFLVFWLVLFSLRLSAFLASSGSAVAQQGLLFVLLSSVAECCSTPYSLVGLTFTVSYLALGVLNLCKFYLLGFGAFHNGNVMHRGVTEGVTLLLLALQTGLLDLQVLQRTFLLSIILFIVVTSTLQSMIEIADPIVLALGASRNSLWKHFRGVSMCLFLLVFPCFMAYKIAHFFHLDFWLLILVSSCMLTSLQVLGTLFIYGLFVVELLQATPLERMDEIIYGVTAVSRVLEFLVALCVVAYGSWESLVGEWSWVGVSVIVLHSYCNVWLRARAGWRSFLLRRQAAQKISSLPRATRAQLRDHDDVCAICFQDMQVAVVTPCGHFFHGACLRKWLYVQDTCPMCHQGVAPPAPQDDAGSGMGTQEGAAPEDEGLEDAGPPARPQEDEPPPGDSVPTGPGDSGAGACSPERGEEAAGAPPQPPRVPPSTDSQQLLPPPASPDPTVGDSGDSHSGHQPS from the exons ATGGCGGAACAGCGTGAGCCAAAGACACCGGTGCCCGCTTCCAAGATGGCGGCCGCAGCTTCATCCGCAGGCGGGCCCTCGCTCCGGGCCTCCCCGCCACGCACCGGGGCGGAGCGGGAGAAACCGAAAGtggcggcgggcgcggggccggcaccgggagcgggaggggcggcgggggcggggcccgCCGGGAGCCCCCACACAGGGCCAGGCCAGGCCGGGCGCCCCCCGCCGGGCCAggctgggccgggccgggccgggggagctcccccggtgccccccccggttCCCCGGTCCCGGCCATGTCGCGGCTGGAGGCGGCGGCCAACGTGGCGCTGCGGGTGCCGGCGCTGGCGCTGCTGGACGCGCTGTACCGCTGGGAcacggcggggcccggcccgctGCCGGTACTGCCCGGGGCCGCCTCCTGCCTCG GCCACgctctgtgcctggtgctgctgctgctgcccgtgcGCGCCCTGGTCCGGCTCTACCTGCACCTGCTCACGGCGCTGCTGCTCTGCGCGGGGCACCAGGCGGCCAG cccaggtgtgtgtgtgcactctCTGCACGCTCCTGCTGCGGCCCCGCCAGGCCTGGCTGTTCTccgccccgctgctgcccgTGCTGGCCCGGCTCTGCGGGGTCCCGCTGCGGCTTCTGCCCCTCGCCAACACCCTGGCGGCCGCCTGCAGCGGCGCGGAGCTGCTCTACCTGCTGGGCTCCCACCTCCTCGGCCCCTTCCAGCTGGCTGCCGCCGCCTGCCGCGAGCTCATGCAG GCCATGGAGGTGTACCGGGTGCTGGCGCTGGGGGTGTCCCTGTGGGGCCAGCTGGGCgtccccctcctcttcctcgttTTTTGGCTGGTGCTCTTCTCCCTGCGCCTCTCCGCCTTCCTCGCCTCCTCCGGCAGCGCCGTGGCTCAGCAGGGGCTGCTCTTCGTCCTGCTCAGCAG CGTGGCCGAGTGCTGCAGCACGCCCTATTCCCTGGTGGGGCTCACCTTCACCGTCTCCTACCTGGCCCTGGGCGTGCTCAACCTCTGCAAGTTTTACCTGCTGGGCTTCGGAGCCTTCCACAACGGCAACGTCATGCACCG GGGGGTGACGGAGGGGGtgacgctgctgctgctggcgctgcAGACGGGGCTGCTGGACCTGCAGGTCCTGCAGCGGACCTTCCTCCTCAGCATCATCCTCTTCATCGTCGTCACCTCCACGCTGCAGTCCATGATCGAGATCGCTGACCCCATCGTGCTGGCGCTGGGGGCTTCCCGAAACAG cctcTGGAAGCATTTTCGGGGTGTCAGCATGTGCCTCTTCCTGCTGGTCTTCCCCTGCTTCATGGCCTACAAGATCGCCCACTTTTTCCACCTGGATTTTTGGCTGCTCATCCTGGTCTCCAGCTGCATGCTCACCTCGCTGCAG gtgctgggcaccctgttCATCTACGGGCTGTTCgtggtggagctgctgcaggccaCGCCGCTGGAGCGCATGGACGAGATCATTTACGGCGTCACCGCCGTCAGCCGCGTGCTGGAGTTTTTGGTGGCCCTGTGCGTGGTGGCTTACGGCAGCTGGGAGTCCCTGGTGGGCGAGTGGAGTTGGGTGGGGGTCTCGGTCATCGTCCTGCACTCCTACTGCAACGTTTGGCTGCGCGCCCGGGCGGGCTGGAGGAGTTTCTTGCTGCGCCGCCAGGCTGCCCAAAAAATCAGCTCCCTGCCCCGCGCCACCCGCGCCCAGCTGCGGGACCACGATGACGTCTGCGCCATCTGCTTCCAG GACATGCAGGTGGCCGTGGTCACCCCCTGCGGTCACTTCTTCCACGGCGCCTGCCTCCGCAAGTGGCTCTACGTGCAGGACACGTGCCCCATGTGCCACCAGGGGGtcgcccccccggccccccaggACGATGCCGGCAGCGGGATGGGGACGCAGGAGGGGGCAGCCCCCGAAGACGAGGGGTTGGAGGACGCGGGACCCCCAGCACGGCCCCAGGAGGATGAGCCCCCCCCTGGGGACAGCGTGCCAACAGGCCCAGGGGACAGCGGGGctggtgcctgcagccctgagcGGGGTGAAGAAGCGGCGGGggcccccccacagccccccagggtGCCCCCCAGCACGGACtcgcagcagctgctgcccccccctgccagccccgaTCCCACTGTGGGGGACAGTGGGGACAGCCACAGTGGGCACCAGCCCTCCTag
- the LOC137855369 gene encoding RING finger protein 145-like isoform X3, translating into MSRLEAAANVALRVPALALLDALYRWDTAGPGPLPVLPGAASCLGHALCLVLLLLPVRALVRLYLHLLTALLLCAGHQAASEYVRRELEHGFQGAVYSDAAAFRRFATALAAQVCVCTLCTLLLRPRQAWLFSAPLLPVLARLCGVPLRLLPLANTLAAACSGAELLYLLGSHLLGPFQLAAAACRELMQAMEVYRVLALGVSLWGQLGVPLLFLVFWLVLFSLRLSAFLASSGSAVAQQGLLFVLLSSVAECCSTPYSLVGLTFTVSYLALGVLNLCKFYLLGFGAFHNGNVMHRGVTEGVTLLLLALQTGLLDLQVLQRTFLLSIILFIVVTSTLQSMIEIADPIVLALGASRNRSLWKHFRGVSMCLFLLVFPCFMAYKIAHFFHLDFWLLILVSSCMLTSLQVLGTLFIYGLFVVELLQATPLERMDEIIYGVTAVSRVLEFLVALCVVAYGSWESLVGEWSWVGVSVIVLHSYCNVWLRARAGWRSFLLRRQAAQKISSLPRATRAQLRDHDDVCAICFQDMQVAVVTPCGHFFHGACLRKWLYVQDTCPMCHQGVAPPAPQDDAGSGMGTQEGAAPEDEGLEDAGPPARPQEDEPPPGDSVPTGPGDSGAGACSPERGEEAAGAPPQPPRVPPSTDSQQLLPPPASPDPTVGDSGDSHSGHQPS; encoded by the exons ATGTCGCGGCTGGAGGCGGCGGCCAACGTGGCGCTGCGGGTGCCGGCGCTGGCGCTGCTGGACGCGCTGTACCGCTGGGAcacggcggggcccggcccgctGCCGGTACTGCCCGGGGCCGCCTCCTGCCTCG GCCACgctctgtgcctggtgctgctgctgctgcccgtgcGCGCCCTGGTCCGGCTCTACCTGCACCTGCTCACGGCGCTGCTGCTCTGCGCGGGGCACCAGGCGGCCAG TGAGTACGTGCGTCGGGAGCTGGAGCACGGCTTCCAGGGCGCTGTGTACAGCGACGCGGCCGCCTTCAGGCGCTTCGCCACGGCACTCGCAG cccaggtgtgtgtgtgcactctCTGCACGCTCCTGCTGCGGCCCCGCCAGGCCTGGCTGTTCTccgccccgctgctgcccgTGCTGGCCCGGCTCTGCGGGGTCCCGCTGCGGCTTCTGCCCCTCGCCAACACCCTGGCGGCCGCCTGCAGCGGCGCGGAGCTGCTCTACCTGCTGGGCTCCCACCTCCTCGGCCCCTTCCAGCTGGCTGCCGCCGCCTGCCGCGAGCTCATGCAG GCCATGGAGGTGTACCGGGTGCTGGCGCTGGGGGTGTCCCTGTGGGGCCAGCTGGGCgtccccctcctcttcctcgttTTTTGGCTGGTGCTCTTCTCCCTGCGCCTCTCCGCCTTCCTCGCCTCCTCCGGCAGCGCCGTGGCTCAGCAGGGGCTGCTCTTCGTCCTGCTCAGCAG CGTGGCCGAGTGCTGCAGCACGCCCTATTCCCTGGTGGGGCTCACCTTCACCGTCTCCTACCTGGCCCTGGGCGTGCTCAACCTCTGCAAGTTTTACCTGCTGGGCTTCGGAGCCTTCCACAACGGCAACGTCATGCACCG GGGGGTGACGGAGGGGGtgacgctgctgctgctggcgctgcAGACGGGGCTGCTGGACCTGCAGGTCCTGCAGCGGACCTTCCTCCTCAGCATCATCCTCTTCATCGTCGTCACCTCCACGCTGCAGTCCATGATCGAGATCGCTGACCCCATCGTGCTGGCGCTGGGGGCTTCCCGAAACAG gagcctcTGGAAGCATTTTCGGGGTGTCAGCATGTGCCTCTTCCTGCTGGTCTTCCCCTGCTTCATGGCCTACAAGATCGCCCACTTTTTCCACCTGGATTTTTGGCTGCTCATCCTGGTCTCCAGCTGCATGCTCACCTCGCTGCAG gtgctgggcaccctgttCATCTACGGGCTGTTCgtggtggagctgctgcaggccaCGCCGCTGGAGCGCATGGACGAGATCATTTACGGCGTCACCGCCGTCAGCCGCGTGCTGGAGTTTTTGGTGGCCCTGTGCGTGGTGGCTTACGGCAGCTGGGAGTCCCTGGTGGGCGAGTGGAGTTGGGTGGGGGTCTCGGTCATCGTCCTGCACTCCTACTGCAACGTTTGGCTGCGCGCCCGGGCGGGCTGGAGGAGTTTCTTGCTGCGCCGCCAGGCTGCCCAAAAAATCAGCTCCCTGCCCCGCGCCACCCGCGCCCAGCTGCGGGACCACGATGACGTCTGCGCCATCTGCTTCCAG GACATGCAGGTGGCCGTGGTCACCCCCTGCGGTCACTTCTTCCACGGCGCCTGCCTCCGCAAGTGGCTCTACGTGCAGGACACGTGCCCCATGTGCCACCAGGGGGtcgcccccccggccccccaggACGATGCCGGCAGCGGGATGGGGACGCAGGAGGGGGCAGCCCCCGAAGACGAGGGGTTGGAGGACGCGGGACCCCCAGCACGGCCCCAGGAGGATGAGCCCCCCCCTGGGGACAGCGTGCCAACAGGCCCAGGGGACAGCGGGGctggtgcctgcagccctgagcGGGGTGAAGAAGCGGCGGGggcccccccacagccccccagggtGCCCCCCAGCACGGACtcgcagcagctgctgcccccccctgccagccccgaTCCCACTGTGGGGGACAGTGGGGACAGCCACAGTGGGCACCAGCCCTCCTag
- the AP5S1 gene encoding LOW QUALITY PROTEIN: AP-5 complex subunit sigma-1 (The sequence of the model RefSeq protein was modified relative to this genomic sequence to represent the inferred CDS: inserted 2 bases in 1 codon; deleted 1 base in 1 codon): MVRALLLLALGEPGHAPPPGHAPGHAPCRVLLARSFEPPGTPPGTPPWVPPPQRLRHKEQLLAAARQVASHCHLQHSSSGRPXSPPPLPEEPPALQHAPGGLFQLPPGDPFPRATPVAWLGGSGLALALLCDPRDNLALAETTLRLLAPRLLAALRPPGPPGPGVLLRPDAADLLLERLLPRGQLLFLTQAFLQAGERGGAR; encoded by the exons ATGGTGCgcgcgctgctgctgctggcgctggGGGAGCCCGGCCACGCCCCCCCGCCTGGCCACGCCCCCGGCCACGCCCCCTGCCGCGTGCTGCTGGCGCGCTCCTTCgagccccccgggaccccccccgggacACCCCCCTgggtcccccccccg cagcgccTCCGCcacaaggagcagctgctggcagcggcCAG acAGGTCGCCTCCCACTGCCACCTCCAGCACTCATCCTCCGGccgccc ctcgcccccccctctcccggaggagcccccagccctgcagcacgcCCCGGGGGGGCTTTTCCAGCTGCCCCCCGGCGACCCCTTCCCCCGGGCCACCCCGGTGGCTTggctggggggctccgggctggccctggccctgctgtgcGACCCCCGGGACAACCTGGCTCTGGCCGAGACCACCCTGAGGCTCCTGGCCCCCCGGCTGCTGGCCGCCctgcgcccccccggcccccccggcccggggGTCCTGCTGCGCCCCGATGCCGCCgacctgctgctggagaggctcCTGCCCCGCGGgcagctcctcttcctcacGCAGGCCTTCCtccaggctggggagagggggggggcgCGCTGA
- the LOC137855370 gene encoding C-type lectin domain family 4 member F-like, with protein MGGSRMGSEGPDLYENLQIRYPRALDLGTRPPPSRQVLGTLLAVGLVTLLALGAALVAVATLRARDRAELRVARAELEVLGPLPSPEGTRSPGDSPEVAQRRRDALGRWLQGLGLGWRYHGGRIYYFSWDKKPWREAREFCLSRQAQLTSITSWDEQEFLARESRGGSYWIGLEDGGPNDTWRWVDGTAYSPANSFWAPGQPDRQQHGQQGREGCVQIHPVGTGLWNDHNCNIPFLWICKRGLGGP; from the exons ATGGGGGGCAGCAGGATGGGCAGCGAGGGGCCGGACCTGTACGAGAACCTCCAGATCCGCTACCCCCGCG CTCTGGATTTGGGGACCCGGCCGCCCCCATCCCGCCAGGTTTTGGGCACTCTGCTGGCCGTGGGCTTGGTGACCCTCCtggccctgggggctgccctggTGGCCGTGGCCACCCTGC GCGCACGGGACCGCGCGGAGCTGCGGGTGGCACgggcagagctggaggtgctgggacccctgcccagccccgagG gcacacGGAGCCCCGGTGACAGCCCCGAGGTGGCACAGAGGCGCAGGGACGCTTTGG ggcgctggctgcaggggctggggctgggctggcgGTACCACGGGGGGAGGATTTATTATTTCTCCTGGGACAAGAAGCCCTGGCGCGAGGCGAGGGAGTTCTGCCTGTCCCGGCAGGCGCAGCTCACCTCCATCACCAGCTGGGACGagcag GAGTTCTTGGCACGGGAGTCGCGGGGGGGCTCTTACTGGATCGGGCTGGAGGACGGCGGCCCCAACGACACCTGGCGCTGGGTGGACGGCACCGCGTACAGCCCGGCCAACAG CTTCTGGGCACCGGGGCAGCCGGACCggcagcagcacgggcagcAGGGCCGCGAGGGGTGCGTCCAAATCCACCCGGTGGGCACCGGGCTCTGGAACGACCACAACTGCAACATCCCCTTCCTCTGGATCTGCAAGCGGGGCCTGGGGGGGCCCTga
- the LOC137855369 gene encoding RING finger protein 145-like isoform X1 yields the protein MAEQREPKTPVPASKMAAAASSAGGPSLRASPPRTGAEREKPKVAAGAGPAPGAGGAAGAGPAGSPHTGPGQAGRPPPGQAGPGRAGGAPPVPPPVPRSRPCRGWRRRPTWRCGCRRWRCWTRCTAGTRRGPARCRYCPGPPPASATLCAWCCCCCPCAPWSGSTCTCSRRCCSARGTRRPAQVCVCTLCTLLLRPRQAWLFSAPLLPVLARLCGVPLRLLPLANTLAAACSGAELLYLLGSHLLGPFQLAAAACRELMQAMEVYRVLALGVSLWGQLGVPLLFLVFWLVLFSLRLSAFLASSGSAVAQQGLLFVLLSSVAECCSTPYSLVGLTFTVSYLALGVLNLCKFYLLGFGAFHNGNVMHRGVTEGVTLLLLALQTGLLDLQVLQRTFLLSIILFIVVTSTLQSMIEIADPIVLALGASRNRSLWKHFRGVSMCLFLLVFPCFMAYKIAHFFHLDFWLLILVSSCMLTSLQVLGTLFIYGLFVVELLQATPLERMDEIIYGVTAVSRVLEFLVALCVVAYGSWESLVGEWSWVGVSVIVLHSYCNVWLRARAGWRSFLLRRQAAQKISSLPRATRAQLRDHDDVCAICFQDMQVAVVTPCGHFFHGACLRKWLYVQDTCPMCHQGVAPPAPQDDAGSGMGTQEGAAPEDEGLEDAGPPARPQEDEPPPGDSVPTGPGDSGAGACSPERGEEAAGAPPQPPRVPPSTDSQQLLPPPASPDPTVGDSGDSHSGHQPS from the exons ATGGCGGAACAGCGTGAGCCAAAGACACCGGTGCCCGCTTCCAAGATGGCGGCCGCAGCTTCATCCGCAGGCGGGCCCTCGCTCCGGGCCTCCCCGCCACGCACCGGGGCGGAGCGGGAGAAACCGAAAGtggcggcgggcgcggggccggcaccgggagcgggaggggcggcgggggcggggcccgCCGGGAGCCCCCACACAGGGCCAGGCCAGGCCGGGCGCCCCCCGCCGGGCCAggctgggccgggccgggccgggggagctcccccggtgccccccccggttCCCCGGTCCCGGCCATGTCGCGGCTGGAGGCGGCGGCCAACGTGGCGCTGCGGGTGCCGGCGCTGGCGCTGCTGGACGCGCTGTACCGCTGGGAcacggcggggcccggcccgctGCCGGTACTGCCCGGGGCCGCCTCCTGCCTCG GCCACgctctgtgcctggtgctgctgctgctgcccgtgcGCGCCCTGGTCCGGCTCTACCTGCACCTGCTCACGGCGCTGCTGCTCTGCGCGGGGCACCAGGCGGCCAG cccaggtgtgtgtgtgcactctCTGCACGCTCCTGCTGCGGCCCCGCCAGGCCTGGCTGTTCTccgccccgctgctgcccgTGCTGGCCCGGCTCTGCGGGGTCCCGCTGCGGCTTCTGCCCCTCGCCAACACCCTGGCGGCCGCCTGCAGCGGCGCGGAGCTGCTCTACCTGCTGGGCTCCCACCTCCTCGGCCCCTTCCAGCTGGCTGCCGCCGCCTGCCGCGAGCTCATGCAG GCCATGGAGGTGTACCGGGTGCTGGCGCTGGGGGTGTCCCTGTGGGGCCAGCTGGGCgtccccctcctcttcctcgttTTTTGGCTGGTGCTCTTCTCCCTGCGCCTCTCCGCCTTCCTCGCCTCCTCCGGCAGCGCCGTGGCTCAGCAGGGGCTGCTCTTCGTCCTGCTCAGCAG CGTGGCCGAGTGCTGCAGCACGCCCTATTCCCTGGTGGGGCTCACCTTCACCGTCTCCTACCTGGCCCTGGGCGTGCTCAACCTCTGCAAGTTTTACCTGCTGGGCTTCGGAGCCTTCCACAACGGCAACGTCATGCACCG GGGGGTGACGGAGGGGGtgacgctgctgctgctggcgctgcAGACGGGGCTGCTGGACCTGCAGGTCCTGCAGCGGACCTTCCTCCTCAGCATCATCCTCTTCATCGTCGTCACCTCCACGCTGCAGTCCATGATCGAGATCGCTGACCCCATCGTGCTGGCGCTGGGGGCTTCCCGAAACAG gagcctcTGGAAGCATTTTCGGGGTGTCAGCATGTGCCTCTTCCTGCTGGTCTTCCCCTGCTTCATGGCCTACAAGATCGCCCACTTTTTCCACCTGGATTTTTGGCTGCTCATCCTGGTCTCCAGCTGCATGCTCACCTCGCTGCAG gtgctgggcaccctgttCATCTACGGGCTGTTCgtggtggagctgctgcaggccaCGCCGCTGGAGCGCATGGACGAGATCATTTACGGCGTCACCGCCGTCAGCCGCGTGCTGGAGTTTTTGGTGGCCCTGTGCGTGGTGGCTTACGGCAGCTGGGAGTCCCTGGTGGGCGAGTGGAGTTGGGTGGGGGTCTCGGTCATCGTCCTGCACTCCTACTGCAACGTTTGGCTGCGCGCCCGGGCGGGCTGGAGGAGTTTCTTGCTGCGCCGCCAGGCTGCCCAAAAAATCAGCTCCCTGCCCCGCGCCACCCGCGCCCAGCTGCGGGACCACGATGACGTCTGCGCCATCTGCTTCCAG GACATGCAGGTGGCCGTGGTCACCCCCTGCGGTCACTTCTTCCACGGCGCCTGCCTCCGCAAGTGGCTCTACGTGCAGGACACGTGCCCCATGTGCCACCAGGGGGtcgcccccccggccccccaggACGATGCCGGCAGCGGGATGGGGACGCAGGAGGGGGCAGCCCCCGAAGACGAGGGGTTGGAGGACGCGGGACCCCCAGCACGGCCCCAGGAGGATGAGCCCCCCCCTGGGGACAGCGTGCCAACAGGCCCAGGGGACAGCGGGGctggtgcctgcagccctgagcGGGGTGAAGAAGCGGCGGGggcccccccacagccccccagggtGCCCCCCAGCACGGACtcgcagcagctgctgcccccccctgccagccccgaTCCCACTGTGGGGGACAGTGGGGACAGCCACAGTGGGCACCAGCCCTCCTag